The DNA segment GTGGCGCTCGGACGCGCTGCCCCGGGTGGACGGGCCGGTGCTGCCGCATGGCCTGGGCCGCAGCTACGGCGACTCCTGCCTCAACGGCGGGGGCACGGTGCTGCTCACGGCGGGCCTGGACCGGCTCATCGACTTCGACCCGGCGACGGGCGTGGTGCGCTGCGAGTCGGGCGTGTCGCTGGACACGCTGCTGCGGCTGGCCGTGCCGCGCGGCTGGTTCCTGCCGGTGACGCCGGGCACGAAGTTCGTCACGGTGGGCGGCGCCATCGCCAACGACGTGCACGGCAAGAACCACCACCGGGCCGGGACGTTCGGCCGGCACGTGCGCCGGTTTGAACTGGTGCGCTCGGACGGCAGCCGCCGGATGTGCTCGCCCGAGGAGAACGCGGACTGGTTCGGCGCGACGATTGGCGGCCTGGGGCTCACGGGGCTCGTCACCTGGGCGGAGGTGCAGCTGACGCCCATCCGCAACCCCTTCGTGGTGCAGGAGACCGTCCCGTTCGAGAACCTGGACGGCTTCATGCGCGTGTCCGCGGAGTCCGAGGCGGACCACGACTTCACCATGTCCTGGGTGGACTGCCTGGCGCGCGGCCGCAAGCTGGGGCGCGGCCTGTTCTACCGGGGCAACTTCGCGCCCACGCAGTTCGACCGGCTGCCCCTGGCCAGGAGCCACCTGTCGCATGGCAGCGGGCTCGCGGTGCCCGTGGACCTGCCGGGCTTCTGCCTCAACCGGCTGTCGGTGTCCGCCTTCAACTTCCTGTACTACCACCGGGAACGGACCAAGCCGTCCCCGCGGCTCGTGCACTACGATCCGTTCTTCTACCCGCTCGACAGCGTGTACGGCTGGAACCGCATCTACGGCCGCCGGGGCTTCCTCCAGTTCCAGTGCGTGGTGCCCCACGCCACCGCGCGCGACGCGCTGAAGGAGCTGCTGGAGCGCAGCGCCCGGGGCGGGCTGCCCAGCTTCCTGTCCGTGCTCAAGACGTTCGGCGACCTGCCGTCGCCCGGGTGGATGTCCTTCCCTCGCCCGGGCTACACGCTGGCCCTGGACTTCGCCAACCGGGGTGAGAAGACGTGGCGGCTGGTGGAGGAACTGGACCGCGTGACGCGTGAAGCGGGCGGCGCGGTGTACCCCGCCAAGGACGCGCGCATGAGCCCGGAGAGCTTCGCGGCGTACTTCCCCCAGCGCGAGCGGTTCTCCGCGTACATCGATCCCGCGTTCTCTTCCTCCTTCTGGCGCCGGGTGAACCCGGCGTCGCTGCCCCTGCCTTCGCTGGAGGGACGCCAGGTCTCCATCCCATGAAGAAAGTCATCGTCCTCGGCGCCACGAGCGCCATTGCCCAGGCGACGGTGCGGCTGCTCGCCGCGCGCGGGGCCG comes from the Corallococcus caeni genome and includes:
- a CDS encoding FAD-binding oxidoreductase, with the translated sequence MSTSDSWGRFPRVEQQARALVWRSDALPRVDGPVLPHGLGRSYGDSCLNGGGTVLLTAGLDRLIDFDPATGVVRCESGVSLDTLLRLAVPRGWFLPVTPGTKFVTVGGAIANDVHGKNHHRAGTFGRHVRRFELVRSDGSRRMCSPEENADWFGATIGGLGLTGLVTWAEVQLTPIRNPFVVQETVPFENLDGFMRVSAESEADHDFTMSWVDCLARGRKLGRGLFYRGNFAPTQFDRLPLARSHLSHGSGLAVPVDLPGFCLNRLSVSAFNFLYYHRERTKPSPRLVHYDPFFYPLDSVYGWNRIYGRRGFLQFQCVVPHATARDALKELLERSARGGLPSFLSVLKTFGDLPSPGWMSFPRPGYTLALDFANRGEKTWRLVEELDRVTREAGGAVYPAKDARMSPESFAAYFPQRERFSAYIDPAFSSSFWRRVNPASLPLPSLEGRQVSIP